The Equus asinus isolate D_3611 breed Donkey chromosome 15, EquAss-T2T_v2, whole genome shotgun sequence genome includes a window with the following:
- the NRSN2 gene encoding neurensin-2 — MMPSCDRSCVCSHGPNVEDGKWYGVRSYLHLFYEDCAGTALSDDPEGPPVLCPRRPWPSLCWKISLCSATLLLLLGVAALTTGYAVPPKLEGIGEGEFLVLDQRAADYNQALSTCRLAGTALCVAAGVLLAICLFWAMTGWLSQDTKAEPLDTKADSHVEVFGDEPEQQLSPIFRDARGQSWFSHPASPFGQSSVQTIQPKRDS; from the exons ATGATGCCGAGCTGCGACCGTTCCTGTGTCTGCAGCCATGGCCCCAACGTGGAAGATGGCAAGTGGTACGGGGTCCGCTCCTATCTGCATCTCTTCTATGAGGACTGTGCAGGTACCGCCCTCAGCGATGACCCTGAGGGGCCTCCTGTCCTGTGCCCCCGCCGACCCTGGCCCTCACTGTGTTGGAAG ATCAGCCTGTGCTCGGCGACCCTGCTTCTGCTGCTGGGTGTGGCGGCCCTAACCACTGGCTATGCGGTGCCCCCCAAGCTGGAGGGCATCGGAGAGGGGGAGTTCCTGGTGCTGGATCAGCGGGCAGCCGACTACAACCAGGCCCTGAGCACCTGCCGCCTGGCAGGCACGGCACTCTGCGTGGCAGCTGGGGTCCTGCTGGCCATCTGCCTGTTCTGGGCCATGACGGGCTGGCTGAGCCAGGACACCAAGGCAGAACCCTTGGACACCAAAGCTGACAGCCATGTGGAGGTCTTCGGGGATGAGCCAGAGCAGCAGCTGTCCCCCATCTTCCGTGATGCCAGGGGCCAGTCTTGGTTCTCGCACCCTGCCAGCCCCTTTGGGCAATCCTCTGTGCAGACCATCCAGCCCAAGCGGGACTCTTGA